The region CGCGGCGGCTTCTTCGTAGCTCACGGCAGCCACCTCGTCAATAATATCCGTGTTCAGATTCCGGGGGATGAACCCGGCGCCTATGCCCGAGATCCTGTGGGGTCCAGGGTTTCCTCCCGACAGGATGGAGGATTCCGCCGGCTCCACTGCAACCAATTTGACGGCGGGGTTCGCCTTTTTCAAGGTCTCTCCCACTCCGGTAAATGTCCCTCCCGTTCCAACACCGGCGACGAACACGTCCGGGACTCTCCCGAGGTCATTCAAGATCTCCACAGCGGTGGTGCGTCGGTGAGCCTCGGGATTGAGCGGATTCTCAAACTGGTTGATCATGACGGTGCGCCTCTTCGAATCAAGGATCTCCGTAGCGCGAGAAATGGATCCTTTCATACCGTTCGAAGGAGTAGTAAGGACTATCCGGGCCCCATAAGCGGCAAGAAGATTTCTGCGCTCAACCGGAACGGTCTCCGGCATGACCAATACCAAGGAATAGCCTTTTGCTGCAGCGATCATGGCCAGGCTGATGGCGGTGTTCCCTGCCGAGGCCTCCACCAGACAGTCTCCGGGCTTGATGATTCTCTTGGCCTCCATGTCCTCCACGATGGCCAAGCACATTCGGTCCTTGCAAGAACCGCCTGGATTCATGAACTCCAGTTTGCACCAAACCTGTGCGCCTCCGTCCGTTGCCGGTAATCTCAGTCGAACGAGCGGAGTTCCCCCTATGCACGAAAGTAACCCTTCCTTGCGGCTCATAAAAGGTTTCCGATATGCCAT is a window of Desulfomonile tiedjei DNA encoding:
- the cysK gene encoding cysteine synthase A produces the protein MSRKEGLLSCIGGTPLVRLRLPATDGGAQVWCKLEFMNPGGSCKDRMCLAIVEDMEAKRIIKPGDCLVEASAGNTAISLAMIAAAKGYSLVLVMPETVPVERRNLLAAYGARIVLTTPSNGMKGSISRATEILDSKRRTVMINQFENPLNPEAHRRTTAVEILNDLGRVPDVFVAGVGTGGTFTGVGETLKKANPAVKLVAVEPAESSILSGGNPGPHRISGIGAGFIPRNLNTDIIDEVAAVSYEEAAATVKIMAEQAGVYAGLSSGAAVHEALRRAERLSPDKVVLTICCDTGERYACFGQ